Proteins co-encoded in one Capsicum annuum cultivar UCD-10X-F1 chromosome 9, UCD10Xv1.1, whole genome shotgun sequence genomic window:
- the LOC124887007 gene encoding uncharacterized protein LOC124887007: MQTTAVSVIPSQFIPIPLIQLTRPYIQTPFSQIPYPNSSNNQYHPYPPCYNQNIQIPQPIYHHAPYVDCTSLFSQQFQPFPYMPNHTHAQPTLNLPTFTKYTTIEFPKSDEGDLRSCLYKVEQFFFVEEITIHQRMKLVAIHFDGDALQWHQGYVRSRGQAPLPSWEEYVYALADRFGAEYSDPMTELMNVKHIELICSSN, translated from the exons ATGCAGACCACTGCTGTGTCTGTAATTCCATCCCAATTTATTCCTATCCCATTAATCCAGTTGACGAGACCATATATCCAAACCCCCTTCTCACAAATTCCATACCCAAACTCCTCCAACAATCAATATCATCCTTACCCTCCTTGTTACAACCAGAATATCCAAATTCCTCAACCAATTTATCATCATGCACCATATGTCGATTGCACATCTTTATTTTCACAACAATTCCAGCCCTTCCCTTATATGCCTAACCATACTCATGCCCAACCCACTCTAAACCTGCCCACATTTACCAAATACACCACAATTGAATTCCCAAAGTCTGATGAGGGGGACTTGAGGTCCTGTCTATATAAGGTAGAACAATTTTTCTTTGTAGAGGAAATAACCATCCATCAGAGAATGAAACTTGTAGCTATTCACTTTGATGGTGATGCCCTGCAATGGCATCAAGGATATGTACGAAGTAGGGGTCAGGCACCACTTCCTAGCTGGGAAGAGTATGTATATGCATTGGCTGATAGGTTTGGAGCTGAGTACTCTGATCCAATGACTGAGCTTATGAATGTGAAACACATTG AATTGATATGTTCAAGCAATTGA